One Nerophis ophidion isolate RoL-2023_Sa linkage group LG23, RoL_Noph_v1.0, whole genome shotgun sequence genomic window carries:
- the si:dkeyp-72e1.6 gene encoding transmembrane protein 238-like — MEPAYRGLGRCVCCFWLAVAFDVVGLLVLLVGVFVNVFFYDLLIYAGAIVIFLSLVWWVFWYSGNIEVLAAELEDDVGLKKKDKEALGGITGSVRRLSSRVSTGIRNSLRGNRGPGRSGPAVASEPVVITMATLRPNERSSETMGCDDVGMPYTSTETSPA; from the coding sequence ATGGAACCGGCGTACCGGGGTCTGGGTCGCTGCGTCTGTTGCTTCTGGCTCGCCGTGGCCTTCGACGTGGTCGGTCTGCTGGTGTTGCTCGTCGGCGTGTTCGTCAACGTCTTCTTCTACGACCTGCTCATCTACGCCGGCGCCATTGTCATCTTCCTCAGCCTCGTCTGGTGGGTCTTCTGGTACTCGGGCAACATCGAGGTGCTCGCCGCAGAGCTGGAGGACGACGTGGGGCTGAAGAAGAAGGACAAGGAGGCTCTGGGCGGCATCACTGGGTCGGTGCGGCGGCTTTCCAGTCGGGTCTCCACCGGCATCAGGAACTCCTTGCGCGGGAATAGAGGACCGGGCCGGTCGGGTCCCGCCGTGGCCTCCGAGCCGGTGGTCATCACCATGGCAACCTTAAGGCCCAATGAGCGCTCTTCGGAGACGATGGGGTGTGATGACGTAGGAATGCCGTACACCTCCACTGAGACCTCACCTGCATAA